A genomic region of Pelodiscus sinensis isolate JC-2024 chromosome 1, ASM4963464v1, whole genome shotgun sequence contains the following coding sequences:
- the LOC102463487 gene encoding olfactory receptor 51G2-like, whose amino-acid sequence MSAVNDTKFSYAVFLLTGILGQEDVYLLISIPFCLVYVISIVGNSVILFIIKRDPSLHEPMYIFLSMLSVTDLGLSIATMPTILGIYLFNTRDISLNACIAQIYFIASLQCTESAVLLMMAFDRFIAICNPLRYASILTQPRIAKMGLVFLLRGVSVILPFPFLLKRFQYCQGNVLSHSYCRNEDVMKMACSDIIVNSIYGLFIKILTMGLDSLLIFLSYMMILKTVLSIASLAESLRALNTCVSHLCAVLLFYTPEIGLSILHRFGKGSSPLLQILLSYIALLVPPLMNPIVYSVKSKDLRARIVRMFAK is encoded by the coding sequence ATGTCAGCTGTCAATGATACCAAATTTAGCTATGCAGTGTTCCTGCTCACTGGGATATTGGGGCAGGAGGACGTCTATCTCTTGATCTCTATTCCCTTCTGCTTGGTATATGTTATTTCAATAGTAGGCAATTCAGTCATTTTGTTCATTATAAAAAGAGatccaagcctccatgagcccatgtacattttcctttccatgctGTCTGTTACGGACCTAGGCTTATCAATAGCCACCATGCCGACGATCCTGGGCATATACTTATTTAACACAAGGGACATCAGCCTCAATGCCTGTATTGCCCAGATTTACTTCATTGCTTCACTTCAATGCACTGAATCCGCCGTGCTCTTGATGATGGCCTTTGACCGCTTCATCGCCATCTGTAACCCACTGAGATACGCTTCCATCTTAACCCAGCCAAGAATAGCCAAGATGGGGCTGGTGTTTCTGCTAAGAGGAGTGTCTGTAATACTTccattcccctttctcctgaaacGGTTCCAATACTGTCAAGGAAAtgtcctctcccattcctacTGCCGGAATGAGGACGTCATGAAGATGGCTTGTTCGGATATCATAGTCAACAGCATCTATGGCTTGTTTATTAAAATCTTAACAATGGGTTTGGACTCGCTGctcatcttcctctcttacatgatgatcctcaaaacagtGCTGAGCATCGCGTCACTTGCGGAGAGCCTGAgggccctgaacacctgcgtCTCCCACCTCTGCGCCGTCCTGCTCTTCTACACACCGGAGATCGGCTTGTCTATTCTACATAGATTCGGGAAGGGCTCTTCTCCCTTGCTTCAGATTCTCCTGAGTTACATCGCCTTGCTTGTGCCGCCTCTGATGAACCCGATCGTGTACAGCGTGAAAAGCAAAGACCTACGTGCGAGGATCGTCAGGATGTTCGCCAAATGA
- the LOC102463747 gene encoding olfactory receptor 51G2-like — MSVVNHTQFNYAVFLLTGISGQEDVRLWIAIPFCLVYIICILGNSIILFIIKTDPSLHEPMYIFLSMLALTDLGLSIATTPTILGVYLFNSREISLHACIAQIYFIAALQCTESAVLLVMAFDRFIAICNPLRYASILTLPRIGKMGLVCVLRSVPAILPLPLLLRQFEYCRGNVLSHSYCRNEDIMKLACSDTRVNSIYGLSIEILTMGLDSLLIFLSYMMILKTVLSITSHTQCLRALNTCISHLCVVLLFYSPEIILSFLHRFAKGASPLLPILLSYIALLVPPLMNPIVYSVKSKDLRARLIRVFSKGRAHS, encoded by the coding sequence ATGTCAGTTGTCAACCATACACAATTCAACTATGCCGTGTTCCTTCTTACTGGGATATCAGGGCAGGAAGATGTCCGCCTCTGGATCGCTATCCCCTTCTGCTTAGTATATATTATTTGTATATTAGGAAATTCCATCATTTtgttcattataaaaacagacccaagcctccatgagcccatgtacattttcctttccatgttggccCTCACAGACCTTGGCTTATCGATAGCCACTACTCCGACGATCCTGGGCGTGTACTTGTTTAACTCCAGGGAGATCAGCCTCCATGCCTGTATTGCCCAGATTTACTTCATTGCTGCACTTCAATGCACGGAATCTGCCGTGCTCTTGGTGATGGCCTTCGACCGCTTCATCGCCATCTGCAACCCGCTGAGATACGCCTCCATCTTAACCCTGCCGAGAATAGGCAAGATGGGGCTGGTGTGCGTGCTAAGATCAGTTCCCGCAATACTCCCACTTCCCCTTCTTCTGAGGCAGTTTGAGTACTGTCGAGGAAAtgtcctctcccattcctacTGCCGCAACGAGGACATCATGAAGTTGGCTTGTTCGGACACCAGAGTCAACAGCATCTATGGCTTGTCTATTGAAATCTTAACGATGGGTTTAGACTCGCTGctcatcttcctctcttacatGATGATCCTGAAAACAGTGCTGAGCATCACTTCCCACACGCAGTGCCTCAGGGCCCTGAACACCTGCATCTCCCACCTCTGTGTCGTCCTACTCTTTTACTCACCAGAGATCATCTTGTCTTTTTTACACAGATTTGCAAAGGGTGCCTCTCCCTTGCTTCCGATTCTCCTGAGTTACATCGCCCTGCTGGTGCCACCGCTGATGAACCCGATTGTGTACAGCGTGAAAAGCAAGGACCTTCGTGCGAGGCTAATCAGGGTGTTTTCAAAGGGAAGGGCCCATTCATAA
- the LOC102443506 gene encoding olfactory receptor 51G2-like, which produces MPAINDTRFQSAVFLLTGIPGQEDVYLWISIPFCLVYAISIVGNSFIVYIIKTDPNLHEPMYILLSMLALTDLSLSIATMPTTLGIFLLNYREISLDACFAQLFFIHALECIESSVLLLMAFDRLIAIRDPLRYASILTPPRIATMWLVFALRGVVVMLPFPILLKRFRFCRANVLSHSYCIHGEVMRMACSDITVNDIYGLYITLLTEGLDSLLIFLSYVVILKMVLSITSHTECLRALNTCVSHLCAVLAFYTPLIGLTLIHRFGKSSSLLQILLGYVYLLVPPLMNPIVYSVKSKHLRARIVRIFVH; this is translated from the coding sequence ATGCCAGCTATCAACGATACCAGATTCCAATCTGCAGTGTTCCTTCTTACTGGGATACCTGGGCAGGAAGACGTCTatctctggatctccatccccttctgcttaGTGTATGCTATTTCAATAGTAGGCAATTCATTCATTGTGTACATTATAAAAACAGATCCAAACCTCCATGAACCCATGTACATTCTCCTTTCCATGCTGGCTCTCACAGACCTTTCCTTATCGATAGCCACCATGCCAACGACGCTGGGCATATTCTTGTTGAATTATAGGGAGATCAGCCTGGATGCTTGTTTTGCCCAGCTGTTTTTCATCCACGCACTTGAATGCATTGAATCCTCTGTGCTCTTGTTGATGGCCTTCGACCGTCTCATTGCAATACGTGACCCCTTGAGGTATGCTTCCATCTTAACGCCACCGAGAATAGCCACAATGTGGCTTGTGTTTGCCCTCCGAGGGGTGGTCGTAATGCTTCCATTCCCCATTCTCCTAAAACGTTTCAGATTCTGTCGAGCAAATGTCCTCTCCCATAGCTACTGCATACATGGAGAAGTCATGAGAATGGCTTGTTCGGATATCACAGTCAATGACATATATGGCTTGTATATTACACTCTTAACAGAAGGGTTGGACTCGTTGCTCATCTTCCTTTCTTATGTGGTCATCCTCAAAATGGTGCTGAGCATCACATCCCACACGGAGTGCTTGAgggccctgaacacctgcgtCTCCCACCTCTGCGCCGTCCTTGCCTTTTACACCCCATTGATAGGCCTGACGTTGATACACAGATTTGGGAAGAGCTCTTCTTTGCTTCAAattctcctgggctatgtctacctgctggtcccacccctgaTGAACCCGATCGTGTACAGTGTGAAAAGCAAACATCTTCGTGCGAGAATAGTCAGGATATTTGTCCATTGA